GCTCACGAGGGAAGCATCTTCTAATTTAGTTGGTGCAAGAAATACATTGAGCAATAAAAGCATCAGTGTTGTATGGAGAGCAAGAGGACTTGTACAGTTAAGACTATTCAGCAAAATCAGATACGTAGGGCACACTTGGCATGTAGCCACAAACTGGAAGTGTTGGTGACGGAAGCTGTGTAGGGGTTCTTCTGCCACTGGGGGTTGATGGGGGCTGTGCAGGATTCGACCCTCGACAGCACCTGGCCAACTTTCACGCCACTGCCCCTGCAGCAGCCAGCAGTGTGCCCCAACCAGTGGTGCAAAACTCTGAGGAGGCTGCTCACCAGGGTCTCAAGGCAGTCAAGTCACAGCCGCGCAGCTCCCTGACGACGCTCAAGATTCCGCAGGTGCCAGCAAGTGACTTTGGCCGCAGCCTGGGGTCAGCTCCGGTTGCCTTCCCAGGCATTGAGCCACACAAGGCGGCGGCTGCACCTGCCCAGAAAGTGGAAGCATCAGTGGCTTCCGAGAGCCCCAAAGGGGACAAACTGTGGCCCTGCCCATCTTGCAAGGTGCCTTTCAAGGCAGCCTCTGAGCTGCAGCAGCATTTAGGCCAGCACACACGCTCAGAGCGAGCCGTTGGGGCAGTGCCCTGTGAGGTGTGTGGAAAGTTGTTTGCTTCAGCCGAGCGAGTCCGAGCTCACGTGCGGGCAGCTCACGGTGAGAAGGCCTGCGCCTGTGACATCTGTGGCAGCGGCTTCAGCTACCGGTGCAAGTTGCTGGATCACATGCGGACGCACACGGGTGACAAGCCGTTCCGGTGCGAGGTGTGTGGAAAGAGCTTCTCGCAGAAGAACCACCTGACACGCCATGCCATGATCCACACGGGTGAGCGGCCGTTCCCGTGCGACTTCTGTGGGCGGGGCTTCTACCGCAAGGACAAGCTGGCCCGGCACCGGCGTGTGCACACAGGTGAGCGCCCCCACGTTTGCCTAGCGTGCGGCAAGAGCTACGGCCGCCGGGAGAAGCTGGCGCGCCACCTGCGAGCTCATGCGGGCGAGCGGCCCTTCGGCTGCTCCCAGTGCGGCCGCCGGTTCCTCGAGCCCCGGGACTTGAGCCGACACAAATGCGCCGCCCCCCCTTGTTCCAGTgggcagcagcaccagcagcagcagcagcagcagcagccagccgaGAGCCTCCTGCTCCTCGCCGGGGGTGGCCCCCTCGCGGGGCTCTACCAGCGGCTCCAGCAGCAAGGCGCCACCAGCACCACCGCCAATGCCCCCCCAGCTGGGCAGCCCCAACCAGACAACCCCTTTCGGCCCCGGCAGCTTCAAACCTGACTGGCAGCCGCCTACCAGTCTGGCCAGTCCCCGCCACTGACTGTGAGAGTGCCGCCCGCATCTGCTGCAGCTCGGAAATTATTTTCCCGTACTAGCCGGACTTGTGTGTCTTTGGGCACTGGAGGGTGTCACTCTGTGCCTGCACTTTGTAGGTGCGACCGCCCCGTACCCCACAGGGCAGGGCTTATCACTAGCTGACCTCTTGCAGCCATTGCAATTCTGTATGTGTTTTGCTCAAGTTTTGTTTCCTAGAAGAGATGTATGCATGAGCAGAGGATGAATTGTTGTGTGCTGTGAGAATTACATCCTTTAATGGAGTGATACACGTGTGGAAATGTATGCAGAATTGAATGCCCAGGTTTTTATTTTCTGCTTTTATCCTTTTAGCTTTTTATTGTCACGCCTTTGTAAAAAAAGAATCACCTAGTAGGTATATGTCCTCTTGTGTGTAGTTGTAATGctcaattttttaattttttttgtatgtgtagtGTTCATCTCCTGGTACTGTTCTTTGTTAAAGTCAGTACGTCAGGTAACTGTATGGATGGATCATTAGACAAACATACTCATACGTAGAAGATGCACCAATTTTAATTTCCTGCCTTTTCCATTCTGCACGTTTGAGtgtgcatttgtgtgtgtgtgtaaaaattTTAATATGATCACCATGCAGGAATGTAGTCACTGGCCCTGTAGGGAGCATCGTCATCTACTTAATTCACTAAAATGTTTATGTACAGGATGATTGTGCTAGTTTTCTTTGCTTCCTCGGCCTCCACCCCCATAAAAGCACAAGATACATCTCGGACTGTACAAGTCTGAAAGCTGTGGTGCAAGTTTTTAGTTTGCTGTAGTGGTCGTGCATGAATCCAGCAGTTAGTCGAATTACTTTCTTAGTTTTAACATTGTCGTGGAGTGGCACTGATACATGACCCCTTTCTGTTTCCTGCCATGTCTGCTCGGCGAATTCTGTCGCGCTTGCTCCCACATGGAAGAGAATGTAGAACACAGTCACGGCATGGCTTCAATGCATAGTGACATGCACTATGCTCTTTGCTTAGCTGGTGCGGAAGGCAATGAAAAAAGATAACATGCAGCGTAGCATTGAAGCTGCTGACAGTTATCCTAAAGTGTTGGTCAAGAAAGTGTGGCTTGTGAGGACTGGCTCGTGTAGTGTAACGGAGGCATAAGTGTCTGCCCTgtcattttctttattattatcatGTGCTGTAAGCAAAAACAACTTTATGTATGTTGACCACATTGATgttatagcttcttttttcatatTTCTTGTACAAAGACAGGAGACACAAGGTGAAGCAGTTTCTGAAAGATGGATGTTTCCATGAATTGGTGAAGCTTGCATGGGTAGAAATGATGCTGAAAAGGAACAGCACCCTTCAAAATCACTCTTAAAGTCACTCACcaacacttttattgcgatagcaattatatggacactccaaagcagatttctgccgtcgccgtgaggttccgtatgacgtcaacggcaatgaaattgtcgccgcgctccggacgctgtatgtgcgagtgaaagggcgcaagggacgcgcactttcacggggagcgaacgcacgtcggagagcaaacgcgcgttctgcgccgtgctccctgaagggctgcagaattaagcgtctctttcctcctttccgtaTATAGAGAGCAAGTGCAACTTATTCCATCGCACGAAAGGCTgtagggggacgggagagagagagggaggaaggggaggcgaggtttagctgcggcaccaaatacgtatttatataaaaacgccgcgcgcgtcgacaacagttgtgcgcgttgctggtgctgctgcatgtccaagtttatacagctgataaaactctatcgttactctgtatagctctctactaatttgctattgcaattggtgcttcgccttttgggggaaactgcgacaaattttttaggTGGTGTTAATTATAGCCCAAATCAGACTTGTTGCATAACATCTGCTACACTGTTGCCACATGGTAACAACAGCCATGTGAAGTAAGCTGATTGGATTGAGCTGTAGTGGCTATCTTTGACAGCAAGAATGAACACTTACTGAATGCTTACAAAGGACAGGGTGGGTGCACAGAAAGTGTAAAGCCTCACTAAAAAAGGTATGCCTGGGCATGCGCCATGCAGTTTATGTGAGCCAATTTCAGGTTCTGTTCTCGCACACCTGCTTGTCCATGCACTCCCTATAATTTAGGTAATCCCTATAATTTGGAGGACTTGGTGTCAGGGCAGCCACCCTGTCAAGCTACTGATCTCAGTAGCTTTTTGTGGCTACTCCTTCTTTGTATATTTTTGTTCAAGGAGAATAAATTCAAGGTTGGCTCCTGTGATACACACGACGAGGGTTAGTTTTTGGCCACCTGCCTCAGCCAGCTTTTTAACTGCCCGCTAAGAAAAGAGGAACGGTTGCCTGTGGAAGCAGCTTATGTTCTCTGCAACATTCAAAGACTTCATAAATCTGTGGAAAAAGCACCAGTAGTAGTGTCCTAGCCACAACTCCCTCTAGACAGTTTCTTCTTTGTGGAAGTGTTTTCATGCACATACAACAAATTTGGAAGTCCTAGAGTGTGTAGCGTGGTTGATCAAGATTTATTAGGAATATTAGTGGTAGGCTCTGGGTTTAACCAGCAATGCATTAGTTGATGTTGGCTGTTATTAACAGCACTGCTGAAGCCATTGTGCAGTGGTGTAGTCAATACCACTGTCTTAGGTTCTCAGGCAGATTAAAGTTATAAGTAAACTTTCATATTGGCACTGTGATTCCCCCCTCCCCTCCAAAAAATAAAAGGACAAGCTAAATTTGTGTTGGGAGAGTGCCTATAACTATGTTGCCAATGTTCTTGCAAGGCAAAAAACAATGGCAGACTGGCATTTGTTCAATTTGAATGGAATTAAAAGAACACTGCTAGGGTGCAGGCTGTGCAAAGAGTTGTCGTGGGTATTTTGGCTCGCTGTCTTGTTTATAAAAAAAAGCCTTGTGTAGACAGGAGTAGATGGTTTGACATTTACTCTTGGTGCATAGTGTGTCTGGTGCAAGCATCATGCGGCTACTTGTCACAAACTTTATTGCTATAGCCAAAAAGCATCTTGTCTGCTTGTTGTATACCAAGATGCACATGCATGATTAGTTTCTGTCAGAGCTGttaatattagacagttttagtttagcgtggttaccggaatagcgggattgaaatgcgcagaacgctaaacgacgcATActgtttaccgtgcgcacgctatttctcagagttaacgttagcgtggtttacgtagtttacgtaaaacatggcggcggtcccggtcgcccgcttcgaactgaatttggcattgtttttgtagaattcacttcgtttgtagcaaatgactgcgtaaacggcttttgcctAGTCTCATGCCACTttgccgagagagtgttatggctaatcttgaggaattttcgagatcgcttcttgtttcgaacgcgcctaagcctaacgagagaaattttctccgagatgcgagcgccacctgtcggtaaagttgggagacaggcgcgacgatggcatatggcctctgagatgggaacatttcggaggctatggtagacagcttgtactgcttgtctgtttcgctgcagatcggcgaacgtgggaagtaaaaatacaacgcgctcctggcttccattgcgctgcctctcgcactttccggacgcacacacacatagacttaggtgccctatgtatgcggaattcaaagcgtaatggaatagcgtcccgcacgtaaactacgctatcacgctatactaaaactctctttctccaaagttcgtttgcggaacggtaacgctatttcccttaaccccgctattacgctaacttTAAACTAAAACTGTATTATTGGTGGAGTGGTATTGGAATCTTCAGGGGATCACCAGTGAAAATCACCCATCAGCACTGTTTGTCAGATTTTCTGTTTGCGCAGGTAGCTTTTATTTGACACGAATGAGTCAGCTTGTGCTTACCTAAACATCTCTTTCCTGCGTAAAGCTTAGCAGCAGTACTGATCAGTCACATAGCAGAGCTGATATTCATTAGCTAGGTATGCCTGCATAGAAAAGTTTGCAGAGTATGGCATAGGCAAAAAACTGAATTTCTACACAAACTAAGTGAATACCTTGGCATTTAATAGGGCCCTGCAGTGTTTGTATACAGCAAAGGTAGCACTTGTCATCTCCAGGTAGTGTGCCAAGGTGTTGAGAAAAATCATGTCCTATGTTATGCCTGTAACTTTCGACTGCAGGTGTGTCTTGCATTTTCATGGACAAACTGTTCACTTATTCTGTCATTTCATTTTGCACCTACTGCTGAAGACAAGCTGTTAAAGTGCGATATTGTGCCACCGTCCTTAGGCTTGCATCTGTGTGGACTTTGGGTCCATACAATACAATTGCCTTCCTGAACTTGCTACTTGAGGTGATATACCTTCTGTCAGTGTTGCAGCATTCAATGCCATTTGCCTTGAATGAGTGCAGGCATaatgaaaaactttgtctgtTTTAGCTGCTGTGTGTGCCAGTACTGTTCTAATGCAAAGTTGTACAACCTGTGTGGGGCATAAATGTCCTTTCCCTCAAGTGCTGGGAAATAGCTAcacatgcacttttttttattactcAAGTGGCTACTGCTGTGGTGGCTTCATGGCTAAGGCATTCTGCTGCTGGCGACAAAGTTGCAAGTTCGCTTTTGGGAAGTCGTGACTGTATTTTGGTGTGGTGGGGATATGGAAGTATGCTTGAGGAGGTGTGCTTTAAAGTGCGCCTTAAaataaccccagatggtcaaaattaatattGAGTGCCCCTACTGCGGTATCTCTGATAGTCCAGATGTTGCTTTGTGACTATACATTGAAAAATGTGACCAAGGAAGAATTTTTTGCACTTTGGACTTGGTGAACACCATTATCCATAGAATTGAGTAGAATTATGGTGGAGTGTTGCACAAATGCACAAAGTGTGTAATGAACCACAATGGTGCTGTACGTAGTACAGAAAATTCGGCTGACTTGCAATGTCTGTACTTCACAGCAATCCTTGCACTTGTGGGAAAGGTTGTGTGGGCCTTGCACAAACAGTGTTAGACGTTGCATTAACACATTAACATGTTTCAAAAACCATTCAACATTGCTGACAAATTGCAGATACCTTGTTTTTCTTCTTCGCATTCTCTGCTGGCCAGTCCGCCAAAGATGGACCACTACAAAGGTGCTTGCACTATTGCAGAGGAGAATTGTGCCAAACGTTTGTTATGGCTGGTGTTTGTGCGATACACATGGTTTTCTAGTGTGTTGCCTTCTTGCTACTTCTTTCTACTATGTAGGCACTGCCTTGTTAGGctgttttagttgttttttttcccctctccttttcaaAGCATGCCCATCTGCATTTTTCATTGCAATAGAAATCATGTTGTAGAAACAATAAACAAGACATTTAAAGCACATGTAATCTTTGTCTTTCTTGTGGGTATGAACCATATGAAGCGGACAGACAATGCAGCCAAAGAAAGCATAAATGAAATATAATTATAGTTTTTTAGCTGTTTAAGGGGGGACGTGCGGGTTCTAGAACAGTAAAAAATGGCCGAAAAATAGATTTTTAGAAAAATGCATTTTAGGAATGTTTGGGCCTTCAAGCTCCTACCCTCAAATTATTAACGCTGATTTCGATCGGTAAATAGGAAAAAATAGGTTATCAAAACGCTATGGGAGCCATGAAAC
The DNA window shown above is from Dermacentor silvarum isolate Dsil-2018 chromosome 1, BIME_Dsil_1.4, whole genome shotgun sequence and carries:
- the LOC119436106 gene encoding zinc finger protein 771 isoform X2; protein product: MASTPEQVVCTPTFVFPAAFPGFDPRQHLANFHATAPAAASSVPQPVVQNSEEAAHQGLKAVKSQPRSSLTTLKIPQVPASDFGRSLGSAPVAFPGIEPHKAAAAPAQKVEASVASESPKGDKLWPCPSCKVPFKAASELQQHLGQHTRSERAVGAVPCEVCGKLFASAERVRAHVRAAHGEKACACDICGSGFSYRCKLLDHMRTHTGDKPFRCEVCGKSFSQKNHLTRHAMIHTGERPFPCDFCGRGFYRKDKLARHRRVHTGERPHVCLACGKSYGRREKLARHLRAHAGERPFGCSQCGRRFLEPRDLSRHKCAAPPCSSGQQHQQQQQQQQPAESLLLLAGGGPLAGLYQRLQQQGATSTTANAPPAGQPQPDNPFRPRQLQT
- the LOC119436106 gene encoding zinc finger protein 771 isoform X1, which gives rise to MASTPEQVVCTPTFVFPAAFPETYGKLLIAEASSCYGFDPRQHLANFHATAPAAASSVPQPVVQNSEEAAHQGLKAVKSQPRSSLTTLKIPQVPASDFGRSLGSAPVAFPGIEPHKAAAAPAQKVEASVASESPKGDKLWPCPSCKVPFKAASELQQHLGQHTRSERAVGAVPCEVCGKLFASAERVRAHVRAAHGEKACACDICGSGFSYRCKLLDHMRTHTGDKPFRCEVCGKSFSQKNHLTRHAMIHTGERPFPCDFCGRGFYRKDKLARHRRVHTGERPHVCLACGKSYGRREKLARHLRAHAGERPFGCSQCGRRFLEPRDLSRHKCAAPPCSSGQQHQQQQQQQQPAESLLLLAGGGPLAGLYQRLQQQGATSTTANAPPAGQPQPDNPFRPRQLQT
- the LOC119436106 gene encoding zinc finger protein 316 isoform X3 encodes the protein MASTPEQVVCTPTFVFPAAFPETYGKLLIAEASSCYGFDPRQHLANFHATAPAAASSVPQPVVQNSEEAAHQGLKAVKSQPRSSLTTLKIPQVPASDFGRSLGSAPVAFPGIEPHKAAAAPAQKVEASVASESPKGDKLWPCPSCKVPFKAASELQQHLGQHTRSERAVGAVPCEVCGKLFASAERVRAHVRAAHGEKACACDICGSGFSYRCKLLDHMRTHTGDKPFRCEVCGKSFSQKNHLTRHAMIHTGERPFPCDFCGRGFYRKDKLARHRRVHTVGSSTSSSSSSSSQPRASCSSPGVAPSRGSTSGSSSKAPPAPPPMPPQLGSPNQTTPFGPGSFKPDWQPPTSLASPRH